A stretch of the Sphingobacterium thalpophilum genome encodes the following:
- a CDS encoding SusC/RagA family TonB-linked outer membrane protein, whose product MKSFILIITLLIASFSMFAQQTITGTVVSHNDSLPIEGASVSLQGANRTVSTNGKGHFTIQTATNASTAILVVNHVGFEPTTITVNLPYKDTLNIILQASTRLLEEVEVVSTGYQKIPKERATGSFATVSNELFNQQVGTDILSRLPAIANSMVMDAGKQGTPQMMIRGLSTISGQKDPLIVVDNFPYDGDITNINPNIVENITILKDASASSIWGARAANGVIVITTKNGRFNQPITLSFNSNLTIGAKPDLDYIRQMSSSDYIDVEQELFNRGYYNSDINSTSHPIISPVVDLLEKARSGALTQEQAQQQITALRTIDARKQFNQYMYKPLVNQQYFLSAQGGADKFSWTSSVGYDHNKDNLGSTYQRMNLRFQNTYRPIRQLSLSTGLYYTQNRNKSGRLGYNNVTMRGGTFAPYMQMADANGNALPVARDYNQSYIQNLGDGKLLDWNYYPLTDWQHQTSNGTVSDILATATLDYQIIKGLNATVNYQYERQIGLNTNLADENSYMARDYINLFSQIVNGNVVYIVPNGSILDKSNNLLNANNVRGQLNFDNTYGKHNITALIGGEARSANMQSNQARFYGYDPNTLTTGNVDYTKTYPTIISGGASLIQRGQYLRETTTRFISYFANAAYTFDNRYVVSASARRDASNLFGLKTNDQWNPFWSAGFAWKLSNENFYKVDFLPYLNLRATYGFSGNIDPAMVAVNTIWYPNNVNIFTGAAYAQFNNYYNPLLKWETSKMLNLAVDFRLRNDRLTGSIEYYHKKGINLFGMAPMDYTTGVDPYMLRNVASMKGDGWDIQLKSINVDRTFKWSTILNFSLYKDKIVSYQVERTLAQEYVNVSSPPISGIEGNPVYAIYAYKWAGLDPNTGEALGYLNGEVSKDYSSIVGTGTNVEDLEYFGSSIPTKFGSLINAVSYKNISLQVGVSFKFGYWFRRNSINYTNLFYNWRGHSDYALRWQKPGDEVNTNVPVNLYTTNTNRDAFYNGSSVLVEKGDHIRLQYINLAYDFIMPANKTKGIKGLQVFFNASNLGLLWKANKAGIDPDFGLGYFNLKTPANYSLGLKAKL is encoded by the coding sequence ATGAAATCTTTTATACTCATTATTACATTGCTTATTGCTTCCTTTAGCATGTTTGCACAACAAACCATCACAGGCACAGTTGTTTCTCACAACGATAGTTTACCTATTGAGGGAGCCAGCGTATCCCTGCAAGGAGCCAACAGAACAGTAAGCACCAATGGTAAAGGACACTTTACCATCCAAACTGCGACAAATGCAAGTACCGCTATTTTGGTCGTTAATCATGTGGGTTTTGAACCAACAACAATAACAGTAAATCTGCCATATAAAGATACTTTAAACATCATTCTACAAGCATCAACTCGCTTGTTGGAGGAAGTAGAAGTAGTATCAACAGGGTATCAGAAAATACCCAAAGAACGGGCAACAGGTTCATTTGCCACTGTAAGCAATGAACTGTTTAACCAACAGGTGGGTACAGACATCCTTTCGAGGCTACCAGCTATTGCTAATAGCATGGTAATGGATGCCGGAAAGCAAGGCACACCACAAATGATGATACGGGGTTTGAGTACAATAAGCGGACAAAAAGACCCGCTAATTGTTGTCGATAATTTTCCTTATGACGGTGATATTACCAATATCAATCCCAACATTGTAGAAAATATAACCATCCTCAAAGATGCATCGGCTTCCAGCATTTGGGGAGCAAGGGCGGCAAATGGTGTTATCGTTATCACCACCAAGAACGGACGTTTCAATCAACCGATTACTTTATCGTTCAATTCCAATCTTACTATCGGGGCAAAACCCGATTTAGACTACATCCGTCAGATGTCGTCCAGTGATTATATTGACGTGGAGCAAGAATTGTTCAACAGAGGCTACTACAATAGCGATATTAATTCAACAAGCCACCCGATAATCAGTCCGGTAGTTGACCTTTTGGAAAAAGCTCGTAGTGGAGCATTAACCCAAGAACAGGCACAGCAGCAAATAACCGCTTTGAGAACCATAGATGCAAGGAAGCAATTCAATCAATATATGTACAAACCATTGGTCAATCAGCAATATTTTTTAAGTGCGCAGGGCGGGGCAGATAAGTTTTCTTGGACATCTTCGGTGGGTTACGACCACAATAAGGATAATTTGGGAAGCACTTACCAGCGCATGAACCTTCGTTTCCAAAACACTTATCGTCCAATAAGACAGCTTTCACTTTCAACCGGGCTTTATTATACGCAAAACAGAAATAAATCGGGTCGCTTAGGTTATAATAATGTAACAATGAGAGGCGGGACTTTTGCACCGTATATGCAAATGGCTGATGCGAATGGAAATGCGCTACCCGTTGCAAGGGACTACAATCAAAGCTATATCCAAAATCTCGGTGATGGAAAATTGCTTGACTGGAATTATTATCCGCTTACAGATTGGCAACACCAAACATCTAATGGCACTGTTTCCGATATACTGGCAACTGCTACGCTCGATTACCAAATCATAAAGGGGTTGAATGCAACCGTAAATTACCAGTACGAAAGACAAATTGGATTAAATACCAACCTTGCCGATGAAAACAGTTATATGGCAAGGGACTACATCAATCTCTTTTCCCAAATTGTGAACGGAAATGTAGTTTACATCGTACCCAATGGTAGCATATTAGATAAATCAAATAACTTATTAAATGCAAATAATGTACGAGGTCAGCTAAACTTTGACAACACTTACGGCAAGCACAATATAACAGCTCTGATTGGTGGGGAAGCACGTTCCGCTAACATGCAATCAAATCAGGCACGTTTCTACGGTTATGACCCTAACACTTTAACCACGGGCAACGTGGATTATACAAAAACATATCCAACAATTATTAGCGGGGGCGCCTCTTTAATTCAAAGAGGTCAATACCTGCGGGAAACGACCACGAGGTTTATATCTTACTTCGCTAATGCTGCTTACACGTTTGATAATAGGTATGTCGTATCGGCAAGCGCCCGCCGGGATGCAAGTAATCTTTTTGGTCTAAAAACGAATGACCAATGGAACCCCTTTTGGTCGGCAGGGTTTGCATGGAAACTATCGAACGAGAATTTTTATAAAGTTGATTTCTTGCCTTACCTCAATCTCCGGGCAACGTATGGCTTTAGTGGCAATATTGACCCCGCAATGGTTGCAGTCAACACAATTTGGTATCCCAACAATGTGAATATTTTTACAGGTGCAGCATACGCACAGTTTAATAATTACTACAATCCACTACTAAAATGGGAAACCTCAAAAATGCTCAACCTTGCGGTAGATTTTCGTCTGCGGAACGACCGTTTAACAGGTTCAATAGAGTATTATCACAAAAAAGGTATTAATCTCTTTGGGATGGCTCCAATGGATTACACAACTGGAGTTGACCCCTATATGTTACGGAATGTAGCCAGTATGAAAGGGGATGGTTGGGATATTCAGCTAAAAAGTATAAACGTAGACCGTACATTTAAGTGGAGTACCATACTGAATTTTAGTTTATACAAGGATAAAATTGTTAGCTATCAAGTAGAAAGGACATTGGCACAGGAATATGTCAATGTTTCCTCACCGCCCATATCCGGGATTGAGGGAAATCCTGTATATGCCATTTATGCTTATAAATGGGCGGGACTTGACCCCAATACAGGTGAAGCACTGGGATACCTCAATGGAGAAGTAAGTAAAGATTATAGCAGTATTGTAGGCACAGGCACTAACGTAGAAGACCTTGAATACTTTGGTTCTTCTATTCCGACTAAATTCGGTTCGTTAATCAATGCGGTATCGTACAAGAATATCAGCTTACAAGTTGGCGTTTCATTCAAATTTGGATATTGGTTCAGACGTAACTCTATTAACTATACCAACCTGTTTTATAACTGGCGGGGACATTCCGATTATGCACTACGCTGGCAAAAACCGGGTGATGAAGTAAATACCAACGTACCTGTAAATCTATATACCACAAATACCAACCGGGATGCTTTTTATAACGGCTCAAGCGTTTTGGTAGAAAAAGGCGACCATATCAGGCTCCAATATATCAATCTTGCTTACGACTTCATAATGCCAGCAAACAAGACAAAAGGTATCAAAGGATTACAGGTGTTTTTCAACGCAAGTAATCTTGGGTTATTATGGAAAGCTAATAAAGCAGGCATTGACCCTGACTTTGGCTTAGGCTATTTCAATCTAAAAACTCCTGCAAATTATTCACTTGGTCTTAAAGCCAAATTATAA
- a CDS encoding RagB/SusD family nutrient uptake outer membrane protein → MKKNTQIITFLLFLTLLISGCEKFLEEKSDKSLAIPTTLRDLQSLLNNASDVNHVFCSMGEASSDDHFLKDADYNGLNYESDKRQYTWQADYVTRPLSSNGDEWYNCYKVIYICNSVLQGLEENNLTGQEAGYIKGQALVFRAARYLDGVQVWSPVYNRATANTDLGMVLRLEPDINIPSVRSSVQETYDLILKDLNDALPLLPATITSPTLPTKAAVYGLLARTHLIIGNYVEALENAERAFEISNELIDFNGLNPNANYPIPSVNQISKEIVFQTRMFSSAINNFNVARISPSLYNLYDAGDLRKSIYFRGVAVGEYRFKGTHTGNTGLITGITTSELLLIIAECNARLDNISEAANTLNKLLIKRWDVNQFIPYSFTNKDAALNTILIERRKELVYRGLRWSDIKRLNRDGYNITLTRTVNGQTITLPPNDLRYAIAIPETVIEIGGIQQNPR, encoded by the coding sequence ATGAAAAAAAACACTCAAATAATAACGTTTCTATTATTCCTGACATTGCTTATTTCGGGATGCGAAAAGTTTCTTGAAGAAAAATCAGATAAAAGTTTAGCCATCCCTACAACGCTGCGTGACCTGCAATCATTGCTGAATAATGCCTCTGATGTTAATCACGTATTTTGCTCAATGGGTGAAGCAAGCAGTGATGACCACTTTTTGAAAGATGCAGATTACAATGGATTAAATTACGAAAGTGATAAACGTCAATATACATGGCAAGCGGATTATGTAACCCGTCCACTATCTTCAAATGGTGATGAATGGTATAATTGTTACAAGGTAATATATATCTGTAATTCTGTTTTACAAGGACTTGAGGAGAACAACCTGACTGGACAAGAAGCAGGTTATATCAAAGGGCAGGCTTTGGTTTTCAGAGCAGCACGTTATTTGGACGGTGTACAGGTATGGTCGCCCGTTTATAATAGAGCAACAGCAAATACGGACTTGGGTATGGTGCTAAGGTTAGAACCTGATATAAATATTCCCTCTGTTAGGTCATCCGTACAGGAAACCTATGACTTGATATTAAAAGACCTTAATGATGCACTTCCATTGTTACCAGCAACAATTACTTCTCCTACATTGCCCACTAAGGCGGCAGTTTACGGACTATTAGCAAGAACACATTTGATAATCGGAAATTATGTCGAAGCACTGGAAAATGCAGAAAGGGCATTTGAAATTAGTAATGAGTTGATTGATTTTAATGGATTGAACCCAAACGCAAATTATCCAATACCGTCAGTAAATCAAATAAGTAAAGAAATCGTATTTCAAACACGGATGTTTTCATCTGCCATTAACAACTTTAATGTAGCAAGAATTTCACCATCACTCTATAACCTTTATGATGCCGGGGATTTGCGAAAGAGTATTTATTTTCGTGGAGTAGCTGTTGGGGAGTATAGATTTAAAGGTACACATACGGGCAATACAGGATTAATCACTGGAATTACAACAAGTGAATTGCTTCTCATTATTGCAGAATGTAATGCCCGATTAGATAACATTAGTGAAGCTGCAAACACTCTTAATAAATTACTGATTAAGAGATGGGATGTCAATCAATTTATACCATACTCATTTACTAATAAAGATGCTGCACTGAATACGATTTTAATAGAAAGAAGAAAAGAATTGGTATATCGTGGGCTTAGATGGTCAGATATCAAAAGATTGAACAGGGACGGATATAATATAACATTGACACGAACCGTAAACGGTCAAACCATAACATTGCCACCCAATGACTTGCGTTACGCTATTGCTATTCCTGAAACGGTGATAGAAATAGGCGGCATCCAGCAAAATCCGAGATAA
- a CDS encoding DUF262 domain-containing protein, whose product MNELEPLKSIFKDRLFKIPDYQRGYAWTTRQLKDFWEDLVNLPADRFHYTGLLSLKKVDKNTWSNWNDERWLIEDRAFKPFHIVDGQQRLTTFVIFIQAISEQLRLVPENKDKKDEDIYLGSFSLKAIKEEYLVIERPPQLIITTYKFGYEVDNPSFKFLRHRIFLEPNSGTIQETFYTLNLENAKRFFKENLQNFLDKYGLSEIEILFKKVTQNLMFNVYEISDDFDVFVAFETMNNRGKKLSNLELLKNRLIYLTTLYDEKELKNDERISLREKINDAWKEVYYQLGRNKQNPLNDDDFLVAHWIMYFQYTREKGDDYIRFLLEQKFTPQSIYAKTEVKVSSLQDFEEVREDEDNDQEEVETNGEEETTVLRSQLSPKEIEDYVNSLKAAAVHWYNTHNPVNNPDLTAQESLWIDRLNRIGIIYFRPLVTVAFLNKDVNSDKRVQLFKAIERFIFITFRLSRAFSTYRNSEFYRAARQLRNSELTIEQIIQRLNDRMNYCFYTPENSSETYFDYTYFQKFIDKKFKSGGGFYYWNGLRYFLYEYEMEKVRRRGSQKIDWKLFVRSEKDKVSIEHIYPQTPTHTGWKSNFKGYKKSQLPFFQGTLGNLLPLSQSINSSLQNDCFDDKKSAKYNEKKEKIRQGYADGSHSEIEVSGYAVWNADAILDRGNKLLEFMEERWDLQFENEAAKAELLFLEFMLEEEEEEIHTTEE is encoded by the coding sequence ATGAATGAATTAGAACCTCTGAAGAGCATTTTTAAAGACAGATTATTTAAAATTCCCGATTACCAGCGTGGGTACGCCTGGACTACACGCCAACTCAAAGATTTTTGGGAGGATTTGGTCAATCTCCCAGCCGATAGGTTTCACTACACAGGACTACTCTCATTAAAAAAAGTGGACAAGAATACCTGGTCTAACTGGAATGATGAACGGTGGCTCATTGAAGACAGAGCCTTCAAGCCTTTTCATATTGTTGATGGACAACAAAGACTAACTACGTTTGTCATATTTATTCAGGCTATTTCGGAACAATTGAGACTTGTTCCGGAAAATAAGGATAAGAAAGATGAAGATATTTATCTGGGCTCTTTTAGCCTGAAGGCGATTAAGGAAGAGTATTTGGTCATAGAAAGACCGCCGCAGTTGATCATTACAACCTACAAGTTTGGTTATGAGGTTGATAACCCAAGCTTCAAATTTCTAAGGCACAGGATTTTTCTGGAACCCAATAGTGGAACAATCCAAGAAACCTTCTATACGCTCAACCTTGAAAATGCGAAACGCTTTTTCAAAGAAAATCTGCAAAATTTCCTTGACAAATACGGGTTAAGTGAAATCGAGATCTTATTCAAGAAAGTCACGCAGAACCTGATGTTCAACGTCTATGAAATAAGTGATGACTTTGATGTATTCGTTGCATTTGAGACCATGAATAACCGCGGGAAAAAACTATCAAATTTAGAGCTTCTTAAAAATCGCCTAATCTATTTAACGACCTTATACGATGAGAAGGAACTTAAAAATGATGAGCGGATTTCTTTGCGTGAGAAAATTAATGATGCCTGGAAGGAAGTCTATTATCAACTGGGACGGAATAAACAAAATCCACTCAACGATGATGATTTTTTAGTTGCCCATTGGATAATGTATTTTCAATACACAAGAGAAAAAGGCGATGATTATATCAGGTTTTTGTTGGAGCAGAAATTTACACCGCAAAGTATTTATGCAAAAACAGAAGTGAAGGTTAGTTCTTTACAGGATTTTGAAGAAGTCAGGGAAGATGAAGATAACGATCAGGAAGAAGTTGAGACAAATGGAGAAGAAGAAACAACAGTATTGCGTTCGCAACTCTCTCCTAAAGAAATTGAAGACTATGTAAACAGTTTAAAAGCTGCTGCCGTTCACTGGTACAACACCCATAATCCGGTCAACAATCCAGACTTGACTGCACAGGAAAGCTTGTGGATAGACCGATTGAACAGAATAGGCATTATCTATTTCCGCCCGCTTGTAACGGTGGCTTTCTTGAACAAGGATGTTAATTCGGATAAGCGAGTTCAATTATTTAAAGCAATCGAGCGCTTTATATTTATCACATTCCGGCTTAGCCGGGCTTTCTCTACGTATAGAAACAGTGAGTTTTATCGGGCGGCCAGACAATTGCGAAATAGCGAATTGACAATTGAGCAAATTATCCAGCGTTTGAATGATAGAATGAATTACTGTTTTTATACGCCAGAAAATTCCAGTGAAACTTATTTCGACTATACTTACTTCCAAAAATTCATCGACAAGAAATTTAAAAGCGGCGGTGGCTTTTATTATTGGAATGGACTTCGCTACTTCTTGTATGAATATGAAATGGAAAAGGTAAGACGAAGAGGAAGTCAAAAAATAGATTGGAAGCTTTTTGTAAGGAGCGAAAAAGACAAAGTTTCCATTGAGCACATTTATCCTCAAACGCCAACACATACGGGTTGGAAATCCAATTTTAAGGGCTATAAAAAATCACAGCTACCCTTTTTTCAAGGAACATTAGGAAATCTCTTGCCACTCTCACAGAGTATTAATTCTAGTTTGCAAAATGATTGCTTTGATGACAAGAAAAGCGCTAAGTATAACGAGAAGAAAGAGAAAATAAGACAAGGTTATGCTGATGGTTCACATTCTGAAATTGAAGTTTCAGGCTATGCTGTTTGGAATGCTGATGCTATCCTTGATAGAGGCAACAAACTGCTGGAATTTATGGAAGAACGTTGGGATCTGCAATTTGAAAATGAAGCTGCAAAGGCTGAACTACTGTTCCTTGAATTTATGCTCGAAGAGGAAGAAGAGGAAATACATACGACTGAAGAATAA
- a CDS encoding helix-turn-helix domain-containing protein: MRVGDNIREIREVEKNFKRSHVAERLEISTRAYANIENNVTDISVDRLEQIAEIFGCSPEYILHYKSSKKEFFNYFHNNNGNKGVNIMYQGGEPNLANQEYLRTKEELRNKEKLYKLQQELLESERKRISLLEALLKNNSIDF; encoded by the coding sequence ATGAGAGTTGGAGATAACATAAGGGAAATACGGGAAGTTGAAAAAAACTTTAAGAGAAGCCATGTTGCTGAAAGGCTGGAAATTTCTACCCGTGCTTATGCGAACATAGAAAATAATGTTACGGATATTTCTGTGGATAGATTAGAGCAAATTGCAGAAATTTTTGGATGTAGCCCTGAGTATATCCTCCATTACAAAAGTTCAAAAAAGGAGTTCTTCAATTATTTTCATAATAACAATGGAAACAAAGGTGTAAATATCATGTATCAGGGCGGAGAACCAAATCTCGCTAATCAAGAATATCTAAGAACTAAAGAAGAACTTAGAAATAAGGAGAAGTTATACAAATTGCAGCAAGAGTTATTGGAAAGTGAACGTAAAAGAATTTCATTATTAGAGGCTTTGCTCAAAAATAATAGTATTGATTTTTAA
- a CDS encoding helix-turn-helix transcriptional regulator, producing the protein MAAPFLLKLRLALGIEPEEVAEILHISVKEYLALENDPKEHFYEDQAKTLMNWMTPKMNGNFDQFVQLLNQN; encoded by the coding sequence ATGGCAGCACCCTTTTTATTGAAATTACGCTTAGCATTAGGTATAGAACCAGAAGAAGTTGCTGAGATATTGCATATCAGCGTTAAGGAGTATTTGGCATTGGAAAATGATCCCAAGGAACATTTTTACGAAGATCAGGCTAAAACGCTCATGAATTGGATGACGCCGAAGATGAATGGTAATTTTGATCAGTTCGTTCAGTTGCTCAATCAAAATTAG
- a CDS encoding helix-turn-helix domain-containing protein, whose translation MKIGDNIREIREKEKKLSKENVAKALGITPKAYSNIENNIADVSVSRLYELADIFGVAPEYILNYQEKSSFTNHFNNYEGNQGVNIMYQGCSNDQIKNIEEQIRKSKQEASRLQAKTRNN comes from the coding sequence ATGAAAATCGGAGATAATATTCGTGAAATACGAGAAAAGGAAAAAAAGCTATCTAAAGAAAATGTAGCAAAAGCGTTAGGCATCACTCCCAAAGCGTATAGCAATATAGAGAACAATATTGCAGACGTTAGCGTTTCAAGACTATACGAATTGGCTGATATTTTTGGTGTTGCTCCGGAGTACATTCTCAATTATCAGGAGAAATCCTCCTTTACTAATCATTTCAACAATTACGAGGGTAATCAGGGCGTAAATATTATGTATCAGGGATGCTCAAATGACCAAATTAAGAATATAGAGGAACAAATTAGAAAGAGCAAACAGGAAGCCAGTCGTCTGCAGGCAAAGACAAGGAATAACTAA
- a CDS encoding helix-turn-helix domain-containing protein → MKIGSNIGQIRTAQKIEKSFIAQELNISVEEYEAIESDERDITLSMLDAIARLLSLDVADLITLNKPVTGIRNFFFNHNGNSGINIHVQGIDQEKIRMAYKELYQEELNRIPRLEKLLRDNNIEFNF, encoded by the coding sequence ATGAAAATTGGAAGTAACATCGGTCAGATAAGAACTGCTCAAAAGATTGAAAAAAGTTTTATTGCGCAAGAGCTTAATATCAGTGTGGAAGAATATGAAGCAATTGAAAGTGATGAGCGAGACATAACGCTTTCTATGCTTGACGCAATTGCACGCTTATTATCCCTCGATGTTGCCGATTTGATTACGCTCAATAAACCCGTTACAGGAATTAGGAATTTCTTTTTTAATCATAATGGAAATTCCGGTATCAATATTCATGTACAGGGAATTGACCAAGAAAAAATCCGGATGGCGTACAAAGAACTTTACCAAGAGGAATTGAACAGAATACCAAGATTGGAAAAACTTTTAAGGGATAATAATATCGAATTTAATTTTTGA
- a CDS encoding Swt1 family HEPN domain-containing protein, with amino-acid sequence MNYTENIERLKILLTGASTDVTITSENEAEYKRLKNELKQSAKFKANEPKEFKICVTLQEFRREMQAKGGYAERRKYINQLFYPLISDENSLLDSIEEIQQNINFGHLNLLPQDIQQKGREMSEVYLYLYCIENSLRIFIEEIMKTEAVTIPRKVQDTVDKLKKSEQESKYLPIRGNSDLFYCDFIELGKIIVGNWTIFGKYFPKQNEHWLNVMVDELYKIRCLVAHNSYVGKDERDALKVYYKSITAQLRL; translated from the coding sequence ATGAATTATACAGAAAACATTGAACGTTTAAAAATACTGCTTACAGGAGCCTCCACAGATGTTACGATAACCAGTGAAAATGAAGCAGAATATAAAAGGCTAAAAAACGAACTGAAACAATCTGCTAAGTTTAAGGCCAACGAGCCAAAAGAATTTAAAATATGTGTTACTCTCCAGGAATTTAGGAGAGAGATGCAGGCCAAAGGAGGCTATGCCGAAAGGAGAAAATATATCAATCAACTCTTCTACCCGCTGATCTCTGATGAGAATTCCCTGTTGGACAGTATAGAGGAAATACAGCAAAATATAAACTTTGGTCATCTGAACCTTTTGCCCCAAGATATACAACAAAAAGGACGGGAAATGTCGGAAGTTTACCTTTATCTGTATTGTATTGAAAATTCGCTGCGAATATTTATCGAGGAAATAATGAAGACGGAAGCGGTAACCATACCGAGAAAGGTGCAGGATACTGTAGACAAATTGAAGAAAAGTGAGCAGGAAAGTAAATATTTGCCCATACGTGGAAACAGTGATCTCTTTTACTGCGATTTTATAGAGTTGGGAAAAATAATTGTTGGGAATTGGACAATTTTCGGAAAGTATTTCCCGAAACAGAATGAACACTGGTTGAATGTCATGGTGGATGAACTGTACAAGATACGATGTTTAGTTGCTCATAATAGTTATGTTGGCAAAGATGAGCGTGATGCGCTGAAAGTTTATTATAAGAGCATTACCGCACAATTGCGATTATAA
- a CDS encoding TlpA family protein disulfide reductase, whose product MMSKTIRNKISIFTTCHHPELVTGGRYFLSIICFMLFGVEVARPQSREPGTANNQNITALNIGDQIPEALWNTPLQVVNHPQGKQTATLADYKSKLIILDFWATWCGNCIKNFPKLHALQNEFGDKIKVLAITKEDTDKIAKFFKTGVGKEHTYVNSVINDSVLSKYFPYRSVPHIAWINPNGKVLNTTQAEDITTANIQAILDNQKTQMVAKVDIDKNRPLFLSEHFSNDLQLKSYSIFVKGYYPGLPSGNNFKKTEDGEIYGRQMTNTTMMRIYNPILYELFDKKGDQFSSKRMIIEVKEPALLDVIKNEDGKSERYNLYNYELIVPEEKADSLYYYMLADLNRYSDYIGSIEKRMVDCLVLIRTSTIDKIKSKGGKPKNTFPASPSILTNQKLGSMINMLSEEKVITLPIVDETGYTDNVDIEVSGIKDLTSLKKELNRYNLDLVPAKRSLNMFVLKDK is encoded by the coding sequence ATGATGAGCAAAACTATACGTAACAAGATTTCTATTTTCACAACCTGCCATCACCCGGAACTGGTAACGGGCGGCAGGTATTTTCTATCCATAATTTGTTTCATGTTGTTTGGTGTCGAGGTAGCCCGTCCGCAGTCCCGAGAACCCGGGACTGCAAACAACCAAAACATCACCGCTTTAAACATCGGCGACCAAATCCCCGAAGCACTTTGGAACACTCCTTTGCAGGTGGTGAACCATCCACAGGGTAAACAGACCGCTACGCTTGCCGACTATAAAAGCAAGCTGATAATACTGGATTTTTGGGCTACATGGTGCGGCAATTGTATCAAAAACTTCCCTAAACTTCACGCTTTGCAGAATGAATTTGGCGACAAAATAAAGGTGTTGGCAATAACCAAAGAAGACACGGATAAAATAGCCAAGTTTTTTAAAACAGGCGTAGGGAAAGAACACACTTACGTCAATTCAGTAATTAATGACAGCGTTCTTTCAAAATACTTTCCTTACCGAAGTGTACCCCATATCGCATGGATTAATCCCAACGGTAAAGTGCTGAACACCACCCAAGCGGAGGACATCACCACCGCCAACATACAAGCCATTTTGGATAATCAAAAAACACAGATGGTTGCCAAAGTCGATATTGACAAAAATAGACCCCTGTTTCTTTCCGAACATTTTAGTAACGACTTGCAATTAAAATCCTATTCTATTTTTGTTAAAGGGTATTATCCGGGGCTACCGTCAGGAAATAATTTCAAGAAAACCGAAGATGGTGAAATTTATGGCAGGCAAATGACCAATACCACCATGATGCGAATTTACAACCCGATACTATATGAATTATTCGATAAGAAAGGCGACCAATTTAGTTCAAAGCGTATGATAATAGAGGTAAAAGAGCCAGCATTGTTAGACGTTATAAAAAACGAAGATGGTAAAAGCGAAAGATATAACCTATACAACTACGAACTTATAGTTCCTGAAGAAAAGGCTGACAGCTTGTACTATTATATGTTGGCAGACCTTAACCGTTATTCGGATTATATAGGCTCAATCGAAAAGCGTATGGTGGATTGTCTTGTTTTGATTAGAACCTCTACCATAGACAAAATTAAAAGCAAAGGAGGAAAGCCTAAAAACACTTTTCCAGCTTCGCCATCTATCCTGACTAATCAAAAACTTGGTTCGATGATTAACATGCTTAGTGAGGAAAAAGTCATTACGCTACCGATAGTAGATGAAACTGGCTATACAGATAATGTTGATATAGAAGTTTCAGGTATTAAGGACTTAACCAGCTTAAAAAAAGAACTCAACAGGTATAACCTTGACCTCGTACCCGCAAAAAGAAGCCTTAATATGTTCGTCTTAAAAGACAAGTAG